The Lepeophtheirus salmonis chromosome 3, UVic_Lsal_1.4, whole genome shotgun sequence genomic interval GAACTGGAGaacttacaaaatatgtaagttCAATCCTTTTAAAATTTGGCATGTAATGGTCTTTTAGACTATTACACACATTTCTACATATACCCCTCTCGGATtgataaaatgttcattttcgACTCACTCTAATGTATTTTGTACACAATGTACCTATCCACCtaggtatgtacatacatatataaacaagcAGCACATCACAAGAAAGAaaggaacgaaaaaaaaacacacaacgTAATTTATCGATTACTTGTGGTCCATCTGctttaatttccttttaatgGTTGTAATATTGATCTAAGacacacacaaaattatttttattattatcattattacagGAGTCTCTCCAATTTTGTGTGTTGtgtatatactataatataaagGGCATCAAACATCTGCTTGTCTCTTCTTCTCCCTTGGAAAGAAAAGCATTTTTACAAGTGtcaaaatcatatttcttcTTCTACTTCTCTAGTCAAAGGGGGAATGTACATTTATAGTACACACATATAAACCCCCTTCTTATGTGCttctacttatatatatataaaggccAGCTGTCTATCCCTTGGTAACCGAACGGGGAGAGAGAGAACTATGGAAAAATACAACAAGAGAACAGGCAGATGGGAGGAGGAGAgcctttcattattttttaagatgaaaGGGATGCAGCAGCACCTATGTGCACATAAAATAAGCAGAGTAGCTGCATCCCTAATGCAGTAACAGCTTGACTTACGAAATTTAATGCATTTCATCTCCTTtgtaagtcaaagcaatttataaaacattttaagtttaaagcGCATATCGCGCCCACTTGCCAGCTCTCCCCAGCTCACATATCAATGGACATTTGTGCTCATTATCCAGCATGTATCTCAGACAACACTCGTACAAATTTTGGGGTATACCTGTATTTCAAGGCACACGGGTAGTAGGGCAACTTTACATATAACAGATCAGATAATGATCGAATATAGCAAATTAATTGCTCAAATATATTAGAATTTCAATATAATCCTTCCATCTCCTACGTTTATTTCTCTAggtattaattattctatacaTGGTTTTACCCACCCTTCACCCTAATTGTTCGTTCATATTTTCTTACCTAAAGTTGGAGAACCATTTGACTAGTTGTGCAGTGTTATTCTTGTTGAATTTGATGTCTGGGAAGTACATTTTAAGAATAGCGGATGAGGGATAGCGAACCcagaaaaacattaatttggCTTTGCGTAAATGCATGGGAGTTAGTGTGGCGCTGTGTCCTCCGTCCAGAGAGAACCCTATACgtacatataaagaaaataaataattacacatTGTTTTTTGTATGAGTAGTAAAgcattttctttgtttcataaAGACGGTTTTACGAGTCTCATTATCATTAGTTGGCGTTTCATAGAGAGCAATTCCTtcgttttattaattatagagGCACCACGATATGAAggtgtatttataatatatgaacaaaCAGTAATGATCATAAAGAAGCAATATTTTAACCTTtcttttcaagaatataatatacatacattttgaaTGAATGAATTGAGAATGTGCCTTTAAGAAATCAACAAACTTTTCCTGCCTTTGAGGGGATCTTTTGTAATTGGTTATTTATGAACAATTGTAGCAGGGGATTTTGACATGTCTTACAAAGTAAAGACATGTTACAAAGACACAAGTCTTTGTTGTTCACAGCTGCTTATTAAGGACTtgcatatataggtatatattttctttaaaaaataaatatataagtatacaacAACCTTCAATGATTTCTCAATTTCaaggaaaagaaggagaaataataataaaaataaaataaatgttatagtCAACCACCATAGAAAATCAAATGACcgtggagattttttttttttttttttttttgaaaaatcatagaGCATAAAAGGAGTCTTCGTATAatatgataaagaaaataaatagctaAAAAGAAAGTGAAACTGCTGAAGTGTCTTCTTACCCGAAAGAAATGGAAGTGATGAAGGAACTCTATCAAATTCATCAGAGTCAACATCAAAGTGCCGTAGGTCTGGAGAGGATCCATTGCCGCCCATAGTATTGACTATAGATGAGGGTGAGTCCCGATCATGACGCTTGCTGGAATCCGGGCTCCCAGGAGAGGAAGAGTCACGAAGGAGTGTATTGTGAAAACGATGAAAATCTGTCAAACTAGGATTGGGGATAGCAACAGATGTGGGAAGTCCTGGGAAAATTGGAGTGTCGCTCATGGGTGTTGGAGGAAAGAGTGGAGGAGTATTGTTCGAGGCAGAGGAATTGTGATGAGGATGATTATTACTAGCAGTTGTTCCTTCTCCATTGTTGTTAAGTACTCGTGACACTGTTCTTGGGGTGATGCGTGTATCCGTCACTTTGTGCCTTTTGGGCTTCTTTGGAGTCACTACGAGGCTGAGTGCCTCGTCTTGTTCAGGAAGATTCTCAATATCATTGTCATTGCTGCAACTGCTGTTGTTACTACTGATATTGTTATTGCTCTTGGAACTATTGGATCGACTACTTTTATTGCTATTATCCACAAGGGAAGGGGCTGGTCGAAGAGAGGGTGGAAGGGGTAGTCCAGAGAGGGATGATGTAGTAATTGTAGTATTGATAAGAGGCATGCTAGCAATACTCATGGGATTTCCATTGTTCCGTGATACAGCTCGATCTCTCACTTGAGGAGCTCTTCCAGAGGGTGTAGAGCTCTTGGTTGTTACAggaatgttattattaatagcaTGAATAATTGGAGGAGGTGGTAATGATGGTGGAATTAAAGGTAGATCCGTTGATGGGAAATTAAACTTTGAAGGGCCGTCATCCAAAGAAATAGGGGGATGAGGTAAGCCCAGTGGAGGAGGAGGTGGAAATATCTTAGGCCCAAGAGGTGTTCTCCGAGCATGCAGAAAACGACCAACGATAGACTCGATGATAACTGCCAAACTAGCAGTGATCTCTGATTTGAGAATTTCAGCTAGTCCCTGGAGTTCAGGAGATATTTCCGCTAATTTGTTggcaatattgttatttttgtggATGGTTTCATTCAGAATGTCTTTGGTAATTGTTTCTTTGGTGATTTTATCTTGTTGCTCTTGAATGAAGCGTCGAGCCATTTCCATATATTGAAATTGAAGAGCAGGAGGTCCAAAAGGAGTACTTGGATGGGAAGGAATGGGCGGAGGTGGGGGAGGAATGGATGTTGATGTGTTGGGAAGAGTTGGATAGCCAGAAGAGGGACGATCAATAGGATCTgcattttcatcattatttttgcttaatttcTCTCTAACTCGTGATAGATGCTCCACTAGGGGATTCCGCtccattttctcctttttcgACTCGGGAGGAGATACCTCTTCCTCTTCTTCAACGTTCATTTGAGTGGATTCATCGGGCTGCTGATCATGCAAGTCTCCTTTTGTGGAGAAATCCACTTGCACGGGTTGATAGAGCTTTCTTTTGTTTGAACCCGGAGTGAATCGCATAGAGGAAACAATGTTTTCAAGGCGTGCAGATTTTTCTTTCCCAGCAGATGAGCTGGATAGTCCAGCATCTGAGGATGTGGATCTTGGAGATGCACCGGAGTCTTCTTCATTACGAACAAGATCCATGGGTTGATCCATAGTCTCTTCCTCATCCGAAACGGGCTTTGACACCCGCATGGCACTCATTTCTTGCCTTACTTTGAGGAAGTGGGAGACGAGGGCATCCTTGAGATGAtctgtgttgttgttgttgttgttattattgGTTGTGGCATTAGAGCGAAAGTCATGATGACCAAGGAGACTAAGACCAGGCTCCATGTTGCTCTTGCTGTGTTGTTGTTGATGTCGGagtaaaagtgtttttgtgGTATAGGCAGCGGCCGCTAAGGCTAATTTTCCGTGAAGTAAATCTCTTAGTCCGAAGAAGCTGTCGTGTGCATGACCCAAGTTTTTGAAATACACTAACTTTGCCGCAGAAGAGGACTGATGATGATGTGAAGACCAACTATTTTGTCTATTAAATTTATCTTGGATGTCTGATTCACGAGGAAGAAGATTCCCTATTGATGATTCTTCCTCCGTCTTAGAAGAACAATTTCC includes:
- the pros gene encoding uncharacterized protein pros isoform X1; protein product: MGPPHSGPPCSSSSSFPFPRFPQADVVKSALMMRPHHAHHPRSSTPLKEEEELLQVQQGGEDVIISEEEERRLNGRDNSGLKENGVDGNGRRCRGEIVGGDDEEHEDEAGVEAGAAQEEKEDIEGKEEENVVEKERAKENTISSAEERRTGNCSSKTEEESSIGNLLPRESDIQDKFNRQNSWSSHHHQSSSAAKLVYFKNLGHAHDSFFGLRDLLHGKLALAAAAYTTKTLLLRHQQQHSKSNMEPGLSLLGHHDFRSNATTNNNNNNNNTDHLKDALVSHFLKVRQEMSAMRVSKPVSDEEETMDQPMDLVRNEEDSGASPRSTSSDAGLSSSSAGKEKSARLENIVSSMRFTPGSNKRKLYQPVQVDFSTKGDLHDQQPDESTQMNVEEEEEVSPPESKKEKMERNPLVEHLSRVREKLSKNNDENADPIDRPSSGYPTLPNTSTSIPPPPPPIPSHPSTPFGPPALQFQYMEMARRFIQEQQDKITKETITKDILNETIHKNNNIANKLAEISPELQGLAEILKSEITASLAVIIESIVGRFLHARRTPLGPKIFPPPPPLGLPHPPISLDDGPSKFNFPSTDLPLIPPSLPPPPIIHAINNNIPVTTKSSTPSGRAPQVRDRAVSRNNGNPMSIASMPLINTTITTSSLSGLPLPPSLRPAPSLVDNSNKSSRSNSSKSNNNISSNNSSCSNDNDIENLPEQDEALSLVVTPKKPKRHKVTDTRITPRTVSRVLNNNGEGTTASNNHPHHNSSASNNTPPLFPPTPMSDTPIFPGLPTSVAIPNPSLTDFHRFHNTLLRDSSSPGSPDSSKRHDRDSPSSIVNTMGGNGSSPDLRHFDVDSDEFDRVPSSLPFLSGFSLDGGHSATLTPMHLRKAKLMFFWVRYPSSAILKMYFPDIKFNKNNTAQLVKWFSNFREFFYIQMEKYARQALSEGIKNSEDLHVTIESELYRVINLHYNRNNHIEKMKRGVFSQVPARFRWVVEQTLCEFFKAIQIGKDSDPSWKKQIYKVIARLDDYVPEYFKSQTFLDQLE
- the pros gene encoding uncharacterized protein pros isoform X3; translated protein: MGPPHSGPPCSSSSSFPFPRFPQADVVKSALMMRPHHAHHPRSSTPLKEEEELLQVQQGGEDVIISEEEERRLNGRDNSGLKENGVDGNGRRCRGEIVGGDDEEHEDEAGVEAGAAQEEKEDIEGKEEENVVEKERAKENTISSAEERRTGNCSSKTEEESSIGNLLPRESDIQDKFNRQNSWSSHHHQSSSAAKLVYFKNLGHAHDSFFGLRDLLHGKLALAAAAYTTKTLLLRHQQQHSKSNMEPGLSLLGHHDFRSNATTNNNNNNNNTDHLKDALVSHFLKVRQEMSAMRVSKPVSDEEETMDQPMDLVRNEEDSGASPRSTSSDAGLSSSSAGKEKSARLENIVSSMRFTPGSNKRKLYQPVQVDFSTKGDLHDQQPDESTQMNVEEEEEVSPPESKKEKMERNPLVEHLSRVREKLSKNNDENADPIDRPSSGYPTLPNTSTSIPPPPPPIPSHPSTPFGPPALQFQYMEMARRFIQEQQDKITKETITKDILNETIHKNNNIANKLAEISPELQGLAEILKSEITASLAVIIESIVGRFLHARRTPLGPKIFPPPPPLGLPHPPISLDDGPSKFNFPSTDLPLIPPSLPPPPIIHAINNNIPVTTKSSTPSGRAPQVRDRAVSRNNGNPMSIASMPLINTTITTSSLSGLPLPPSLRPAPSLVDNSNKSSRSNSSKSNNNISSNNSSCSNDNDIENLPEQDEALSLVVTPKKPKRHKVTDTRITPRTVSRVLNNNGEGTTASNNHPHHNSSASNNTPPLFPPTPMSDTPIFPGLPTSVAIPNPSLTDFHRFHNTLLRDSSSPGSPDSSKRHDRDSPSSIVNTMGGNGSSPDLRHFDVDSDEFDRVPSSLPFLSGFSLDGGHSATLTPMHLRKAKLMFFWVRYPSSAILKMYFPDIKFNKNNTAQLVKWFSNFREFFYIQMEKYARQALSEGIKNSEDLHVTIESELYRVINLHYNRNNHIEVPARFRWVVEQTLCEFFKAIQIGKDSDPSWKKQIYKVIARLDDYVPEYFKSQTFLDQLE
- the pros gene encoding uncharacterized protein pros isoform X2, translating into MGPPHSGPPCSSSSSFPFPRFPQADVVKSALMMRPHHAHHPRSSTPLKEEEELLQVQQGGEDVIISEEEERRLNGRDNSGLKENGVDGNGRRCRGEIVGGDDEEHEDEAGVEAGAAQEEKEDIEGKEEENVVEKERAKENTISSAEERRTGNCSSKTEEESSIGNLLPRESDIQDKFNRQNSWSSHHHQSSSAAKLVYFKNLGHAHDSFFGLRDLLHGKLALAAAAYTTKTLLLRHQQQHSKSNMEPGLSLLGHHDFRSNATTNNNNNNNNTDHLKDALVSHFLKVRQEMSAMRVSKPVSDEEETMDQPMDLVRNEEDSGASPRSTSSDAGLSSSSAGKEKSARLENIVSSMRFTPGSNKRKLYQPVQVDFSTKGDLHDQQPDESTQMNVEEEEEVSPPESKKEKMERNPLVEHLSRVREKLSKNNDENADPIDRPSSGYPTLPNTSTSIPPPPPPIPSHPSTPFGPPALQFQYMEMARRFIQEQQDKITKETITKDILNETIHKNNNIANKLAEISPELQGLAEILKSEITASLAVIIESIVGRFLHARRTPLGPKIFPPPPPLGLPHPPISLDDGPSKFNFPSTDLPLIPPSLPPPPIIHAINNNIPVTTKSSTPSGRAPQVRDRAVSRNNGNPMSIASMPLINTTITTSSLSGLPLPPSLRPAPSLVDNSNKSSRSNSSKSNNNISSNNSSCSNDNDIENLPEQDEALSLVVTPKKPKRHKVTDTRITPRTVSRVLNNNGEGTTASNNHPHHNSSASNNTPPLFPPTPMSDTPIFPGLPTSVAIPNPSLTDFHRFHNTLLRDSSSPGSPDSSKRHDRDSPSSIVNTMGGNGSSPDLRHFDVDSDEFDRVPSSLPFLSGFSLDGGHSATLTPMHLRKAKLMFFWVRYPSSAILKMYFPDIKFNKNNTAQLVKWFSNFREFFYIQMEKYARQALSEGIKNSEDLHVTIESELYRVINLHYNRNNHIEVPGHFLPAIEVTLREFFNSISIGKDVEPSWKKQIYKIIARYDEPIPEYFKTHEFLKQLE